The nucleotide window AAGCAGGGCGATTACGCCATCGACCCCAGCCGCTCCGTTATCGTTCCTGAAGATACGAAGAACTTTCCGGAAAACACCGAAGTCCAGGCGATGATTACCTTCGCCGCGCACGGCCACACCGGCAAGCTCATCGACTCGGTCACGCCCGATGCCCACGCCGTCACCGTCGAAGAGCACACCTCGCTCATCCAGCTGCCGGACGATCATTACAAGCCGCGCGCCTTCGATATCCGCGCCGGCTACTTCCCTGCCAGCTGGCGAGACTACTCATCCCCTCTTGGCGAACCCATCGATCTGAATTTCATCATCCGTCATCGCCTGGAGAAGAAAGATCCGAATGCGGCGATCAGCGATCCGGTGAAGCCGATCGTCTACTATGTCGACCGCGGTGCCCCCGAGCCGATCCGTTCAGCGCTGGTGGAAGGCGCAAGCTGGTGGAACCAGGCCTTCGAGGCCGCCGGCTTTAGGAATGCGTTTCAAGTAAAAGTCCTGCCCGAAGGCGCCGATCCCATGGACATCCGCTACAACATGATCCAGTGGGTACACCGTTCCACGCGCGGCTGGTCTTATGGCGAAGCGGTCACCGATCCGCGCACCGGCGAGATCATCAAGGGCCAGGTCACGCTCGGCTCGCTGCGCGCCCGTCAGGACTACATGATCGCCGAGGCGCTGCTCTCACCCTATGTGCAGGGCAAACCGGTCACGCCCGAGATGAAGGAGATGGTGCTGCAGCGCATCCGCCAACTGGCCGCACACGAGGTGGGCCACACCCTCGGCCTCGCGCATAACTTCGCCGCCAGCTCCATCGCCCCCGGCACCTCGGTGATGGACTACCCGCACCCGTGGGTCACGCTCGATGCCAACGGCCGTCCCGACCTCTCGCACGCCTACCCAGTTGGCATCGGCGCATGGGACAAGGTCGCCATCGCCTACGGCTACTCGGAGTTCAAACCCGGCTCAGACGAGAAGGCACAGCTCGATCACATCCTGCGCAACGCTACCGACCATGGCCTGCTCTTCATCACCGATGAAGACTCGCGCCCGCTCGGCAGCGCTCATCCGCACGCACATCTCTGGGATAACGGTGCCGATCCGGCCGATGAGCTGAACCGCATCCTCGACGTCCGCGCCGCCGCCCTCAAGCGCTTCGGCGAAGAGGCCATCCCGGTCGGTGAGCCGATGAGCGAGCTCGAAAACACACTCGTTCCGCTCTACCTGCTGCACCGCTACCAGACCCAGGCCGCAGCCAAGGAGATTGGCGGTCTCGACTACCGCTACGCGCTGCGCGGTGACGGCCAGCTCATCACCCAGATCGTCTCGCCTGAAGACCAGCGCAAGGCGCTTGATGCCGTACTCAAGACGCTCGATCCCGCGACGCTCACACTGCCCGAGTCGCTGCTGAAGATTCTGCCGCCCACACCTCCGGGCTATGACCTCAGCCGCTCCGGCAATCCCGAGCCATTCCCCGGACGCACCGGCCTCACCTTCGACCCCGAAGGCGCGGTCGAGTCGGCTGCCGACCTCACGCTCGACCTGCTCTTC belongs to Silvibacterium dinghuense and includes:
- a CDS encoding zinc-dependent metalloprotease gives rise to the protein MPRSSLLAAAPMLAAALLPAAVALSSFTVSAPAYAQSPDSSIGKKTAGMRHWDGFLPLDWDAKNGKLYLEVSDFDKEFLLLDQLPYGIGSNDLGLDRGQLGRGKVVHFYRSGNKILLIERNLMYRSSSQDPAERLDVEQSFARSVVWGFPVEAEENGKVLVDATGFFLRDPHGVGERLQQAKQGDYAIDPSRSVIVPEDTKNFPENTEVQAMITFAAHGHTGKLIDSVTPDAHAVTVEEHTSLIQLPDDHYKPRAFDIRAGYFPASWRDYSSPLGEPIDLNFIIRHRLEKKDPNAAISDPVKPIVYYVDRGAPEPIRSALVEGASWWNQAFEAAGFRNAFQVKVLPEGADPMDIRYNMIQWVHRSTRGWSYGEAVTDPRTGEIIKGQVTLGSLRARQDYMIAEALLSPYVQGKPVTPEMKEMVLQRIRQLAAHEVGHTLGLAHNFAASSIAPGTSVMDYPHPWVTLDANGRPDLSHAYPVGIGAWDKVAIAYGYSEFKPGSDEKAQLDHILRNATDHGLLFITDEDSRPLGSAHPHAHLWDNGADPADELNRILDVRAAALKRFGEEAIPVGEPMSELENTLVPLYLLHRYQTQAAAKEIGGLDYRYALRGDGQLITQIVSPEDQRKALDAVLKTLDPATLTLPESLLKILPPTPPGYDLSRSGNPEPFPGRTGLTFDPEGAVESAADLTLDLLFEPSRASRLVQYHDREPAEPSLDDVIESTLKATWYAPHQSGLAGLTQFTVEDAVLNHLLALAASSETEPQAAAQAGYEASKLSVWLKSQTENLNLDPDLKAAYSAAEQKIAAFDKNPSAFKASEALEAPPGQPIGDDDEDVAIF